TCAACATGGGAGGGCATCAGTCCCGGCACCCGCGGAAAGATCCCCACCTGATACAAATGGGCCTTTCCGGGGCACTCGTTCATCTCCTCGTGACGGACGCCGGTGCCGGAAGACAGGACCTGGACATCTCCTGGACGAAGGCGTACCGGAGGCTGAACCCCCTGCCGCTGTCGTATTTCCCCTGCCACGACGATGGTGACGACCTCAATCTCATCATGGAAGTGGAGTGGAAAACTACCCGCGGGGTTAAGCAGGTCATCGTTGAAAAAACGGAGACCGCCCCATCGGACGTTTCCGGGCTCAAAGTAGTCACCGTACGAGAACAGCAGGAAGTTCTCGGAACTCTGCGACACGGCGAGGTGTCGCTTCTGCGATGCTACGCGGCGGATCATCCGGTCTCGCTGTCGAGCTGGTCCTCAGACAGAATCTCGCCAGAACCGATCATGTCGAGAAATGTCAGCCCTATTGTTGGATCGAACTGCGTCCCAAGGTGTCCTGCAATTTCCTCCTGAGCCTCTGCCACCGAGAGAGAACAGCGATATGGACGCTGAGACGTCATTGCATCGAATGTGTCGGCGAGAGCCATAATTCGAGAGCCGACCGGAATGTGTTCTCCCGACAAGCCATCTGGGTAGCCTGCTCCATCCCATCGCTCGTGGTGATTGCGGATGATAGCCGCAACATTGTGCAGCTGCGCGATGGGGCGCAGGATGCTCTCGCCGACCAGAGGATGTGTGTCCATGAGCACCACCTCTTCCGGCGTCAGACGGGATGGCTTGTCCAGCAGGCGGTCGGGGACCGCTACCTTGCCGATGTCGTGGAGACGGGCGGCCAGCTGGATCTCGGCTGCATCGGCGGCATGGCCCAGGATCCTGCGAGCAACCTTGCCCGCCATGAAGGCGACTCGGGTGGAATGCCCGCACGTGTACTGGTCTCGAGCCTCCAGTGCATCAACCAGCGTGATCATGCCGTCCACAAAACGCTCCTGCAGCGCATCTTGCAGGGCCGCGACCTGTTGCTGAAGCCCACTGACTCGCGCCTCGTGACAGGCATCCTGAAGCTGCCGGTCTGTCACGTCGTGAGAGGTAACGGTAGTACCGGCATAGGTACCTCCCGACGTTTTCACGGGGACGCATCGGTGTTCATAGACCCTGCCTGTTGACGGGTTGCCCTCGACAACCGAGAACTCCGTCGCTGTTCCTGTCCGGAGTGCTCCAAGCCCCTGTTCGACATCCTCGGTCACCGAGCCGGCGAAGAGCAGGGGAAAAGCAATGCCGGCATCCGGCCGCGGACCCCTGACGAGTCGCGCCTGAGCGTTGAGCGTAACCACATGGTCATGAGCATCGGCCACGACGACGCCGTCAGGAAGCTGTTCGAGAGCCAATCGTATCAGTTCACCATCATCCTGAGCCATATGCGCCTCCTAAGCGTCACGTACCACGCCCCTTCAAGAGAGTTTAGCGCGTTATGGTGTCAAGTAAAACGATACCATCTGAGACAGCAGGAATAGACATCGCTGCTGACAGGAAATGAAAAAGGCGAAAGGCTTACGCCTCTCGCCATTGTAGGAAGTTGGCTGGAGAAAGAAAGTCGGAACCTTCTCATCTAACACGTTCGTAATCTTAGCAAGTTCATCGCGGCACACAAGGGCAGGTCTCGCAGACAATCGTTCACAATTTGTGCAAGACGCCGGAAGACGCGCTGTAGATCAGGTTTCGATGCGGACTCCCTTTCAGAATGCCATGTTCGCCGTACTCCCTGCAGCAACACTGTTGCAAAAGGGACGCGGTGGCATACCATGAAGTTGCAGGTCCGCTCAACGCTCACGTGGAACGCCGATGGCGATGGTCACGGGCGACCGCAAGGGGAGCACGAAATGGAGCTACGTGGAACACTCAGGGACTTCTCTCTCGAGGCTATCCTTGGCCTGATTCGGAACGGTCACAAGACAGGCACACTGCGTCTCGTCGTTACGACACCACTGGGAATACCGCGCCGGGTCGACCTGTCCTTTCTGGGAGGGGAGATAGCATCCGTCCAGTGTGGCTCTCTCCATGGGCTTGAGGCCTTGCGTGAAGCAGCAATATGTGTGGATGGCTCATTCGAGTTCAGCGTCGACAGCGCACTCTCCCCTCAGGACGAGAACGTCCCGGTTCCAATGGATGTAGCGCTGGCGACCATCGACGAGGCACGAAATGCGATGAAATCCCTGAGTGCGGCCCTTCCTGCCACCGGCGTGGCATTCAGTCACGGCGTCCCTTCCGATGACCCCGTCCACATCAGTGTCGAGGAGTTCCGCCTTCTGGCGGTCATGCGCGACGGCATGACCCTGAACGATCTCATCGCAGCGAACACTGCTCCTACTGTGGATTCGATGCGCGTCGTCCGGCAGCTCATGGAACGAGGGCTCCTCTTCGCCGGTCCCACGGGGTGACATCGAGCGTAAACAGCACCACAGGCTCATCCTGAACCCTTCTGTCGATGGGTGCACCATAACTCCAACGGGTACCCGAAATCCAGAACACAGGAGGCACAGATGACCGTCCAGGAACAGGCAGGAACGATCCGTATCACGTTCGTCAGCAAGAAGGGCGAGACCATCGCCTACGTCAACCCGCTTGCCACAGACGCCGTCGCATATGCGTGCGCCGGACAGCTCATGACTCTGCTCACTGAGCAGACGGCCGCCATCGTACGCAACAGGCGGTCCGCGTTCGTGGAGTAAGGAGGTAACCCATGGCTGATTCTCAGACCACCGTCCTTCGCCTCGTGTTCGGCACCGACACACCCGGAAAGACTTATGCAATGGAGTTCAACAGCCCCAAGCCGGACCTCACGGACGCTCTGATCCGTCCGGTGATGCAGCAGTTCATCGACGGCCAGCTGGTCAGCGGGACGAACGGTATGCTCACGAGCATCGAAAGCGCCGGCATCATCACCCGTCAGGTGACGGAAGTCATATCGTAGCAGCCGCACGTCCATCAGGGCATAACAAGAAGGGGCGCAGCCATGGCTGCGCCCCTTCTGCATTTCCAGCGTCAGACCTTGACGTTGACTCCTGCCCGCAGGGCCACGTCAGCCGCAACGATCCCCTTGGCCACAAGCTCCTTGACGCATTTCTCCATGGTCATCATCCCCATGGCACCGCTGGTCTGCATCGTGGAGACAATCTGGTAAGACTTGTTCTCACGGATGAGGTTCCGGACGGCCGGTGTCGCTATCAGCACTTCCGTGGCCACGACCAGCCCGTTGCCGTCTCTGCGCGTCAGAAGTTGCTGCGTCACGATGGCTGACAGCACGTTCGCCAGCTGGACCCGGATCTGCCCCTGCTGAGCGGCGGGAAAGACATCGATGATACGGTCGATGGATTGCGGAGCCGAATTGGTGTGCAGGGTCCCGAACACCAGGTGTCCGGTCTCGGCGGCCGTCAGAGCTGCCGCAATCGTCTCCAGGTCTCGCAGTTCGCCCACGAGGATGATGTCGGGGTCCTCTCGCAACACGGCGCGCAGAGCATGTGCGAACGATTCCGTGTCCTCGCCCAGCTCCCGCTGGACCACGATGCCCTTGCGGTGCTGGAACAGGAACTCGACGGGGTCCTCGACGGTGACCGTATGGACGTCGCGTTCCTGGTTGATCTTGTCGATCATCGCCGCAAGTGTTGTCGACTTGCCATGGCCGGTCGGCCCCGTCACGAGCACAAAGCCCTTCTCCAGCTTGATCAGGTCCTTCACGACCTCTGGCAGCCCGAGTGAATCCAAGTCGGGGATGGTGAATGGGATACGCCGCATGGTCACGGCCATCGTGCCCCGCTGCCGGAAGACGTTCACACGGAACCGCGCCAGGCCTTTGACCGAGTAGGAGAAGTCGAAGTCCAGATGCTGCTTGAACACAGTCTTCTGGTCGTCGTTCATGATGGGAAACACAAGCGCTTCGATGCCGCCTCCTGACATCATCTCGGTCCCAATCGGCAACAGATGCTTGTGGATACGCAGCATGGGCGGCGTTCCCGCCTGTAAATGCAGGTCTGAGGCCCCGCGGTCGACAACAATCTTCAGGATATCGTCCAGGCCCCTTATTTCGATGGGTACCCTCTTGAGTTCGTCCATCAGTACCTCCAAATCGGCCGGACAATCACCACTTGTGCCGTGCCTTCATGTAGTATAGCAGCACACTGGTTTCTTCTACTCATGGAACATATATCGCTTCCTTGCCTATTGTCAACGCACTCTCCTCGGTCTCCACATGCCGTGCGTGCGTTCACGACGGGGCACGATTGACAAACCGGCGCAGGGACGGTAGCATGAATTGATAGTCATGGAGCGCATGACCACCGTGCTCGTCCACTGGGAGGCCTGTCATGAACATCAACACACGCATCTGGGAAAACAGCATCGCAGATCTGCCAAAGGGGGACCAGCAGGCGGAGCAGTTCGAGCACTACGCCCGTGAATTCTTCATGCCTGACAGCATTGCCCCATCTGTCTATCTGGCCAACGTGGCTGCGCTCATGGAACAGTCGACCGAGGAAAGTGGCGTCCAGCCGACTCCATCTGCGGCACAAATGGCCTTGTCGATGCAGCATCCCACTGGCTTCCCAACATGGTTTCTCGCAGCCTACCCGGACGTGGCCCTCTGGTTCTCTTCGCAGGATGGCCCTGACCGCAAGGTTGTCGATGCCGAAGTGGCCAGAAGATCGGCAGCATCCGGAGCTGCAGCCAGCCATCTCGTCGACGAGAATGGGTTTTTCGCGCACGCCGTCCTGCGGACTCTTGTCGACCTGTACCGCGAACGCACAGGCTCTGTGCTGGAATGCACTGCTTCTGATGCCGACCTTCAGGAAGAGGGGGCAGCCGGTTCGACGGACAAACAAGCCCTGACAGCCCAGCAGGCTGTCGACCTGATGGCCGCAAATATCACTCGTTATGAGCGTGAGCTGGCTACCAGCTACGGAGACAGGTTCGCGGGCATACAACCACGCCTGACGGTGGCAGGACTTCTTCAGCTTGGCTACTACGTCCTCGTGGATCACGTCATCCCGCTCGTGACCCTCATCCAGGCTGCCGACGCATCGGCGTCGGCAGATGATCCAGTCGTCGAATTCGTGGAGCGGCTCGAGATAGAGGTGTTCTGCGCTGAGGGCGGGGAGGGTGAACGAAAGCGCATCGAAGGGGCATGTCACCTGCTGCGTTCGCGCATTCTCGACGTCGTCCTCCAGACTCGGACGGACTTCGAAGAAATGCCCTCGCTCACGCAGGCCACCCGCAATTTCATGGATCTGCCTCAGTTCGAGCCACTGCGACAGGCCATCGGTATCCGTCCAGCCGGCTAGCAGGCGACTCTGGCCGGAAGCGAAGTCCGGTTAGGGGATGTCCGAGCGCAACGGTTCCGGCTCGATCAATCCGTATGCCTCCGAGACGGGGACCACAAACATGATGCCAACGCCCTTCTGGGTCAAGTCCCCAACTGCACCCAGCACGATCTTCTTGGCGCGCTCCAGGGCTTCTGTGTTGCTGATGACCGAGAAGATCATCTTGCTGCTCGCCTGCACCGGTGAACCACCCAGCAGGCGGGCAATACTGGCCACGATCGGGATGTCGGCCGCAAGCATCTGACCCATGCCCCGGCTGTCGATGACCGTTGCGCCACCGACATCGATGGCAGTAAAACCCTCCAGTACCTTGCGCACATGTGCATCACTGTTCAGCACAGCAACCAGCAGGAACATCGGCACCTCCGGAAAACATACATCTCCTGTATCAGTGTGGCGGAGGACTGTCGCCTGTCAACTGCCGCACTATGGCCAAGGCCCATGCGCCCCTGTTCATCGCTCTTCGGCCGGGGCGAACCCTCTTGCCTTGGGGGCTACGGCTCCCCATCGGTGAGTGGCAATGGCGCCTCTTCGGGCTGCGCGGGCGCGACACTGCGATGGGCTGCAGATGCGGACGCAGTATCCTGTGCTGTCACGTCGTCCCCGAGTCCGCGTCGTCTGCGCCCCTTGCCCTTCGCCGCCTCGGGATTGCGCCCGAGCAAGG
This genomic interval from Coprothermobacter sp. contains the following:
- a CDS encoding pirin family protein; the encoded protein is MIRRVASQKRHLAVSQSSENFLLFSYGDYFEPGNVRWGGLRFFNDDLLNPAGSFPLHFHDEIEVVTIVVAGEIRQRQGVQPPVRLRPGDVQVLSSGTGVRHEEMNECPGKAHLYQVGIFPRVPGLMPSHVEAAFGALPPPNELVAVASGQNKAGAIPMNADATVFVGFLERYQMIEYRMTPDRCAFLYVTRGALTVNGVDYESGDQARIADEPEFMVGAIDHSDFVLVDVPTLGQTIRE
- a CDS encoding type IV pili twitching motility protein PilT, which gives rise to MDELKRVPIEIRGLDDILKIVVDRGASDLHLQAGTPPMLRIHKHLLPIGTEMMSGGGIEALVFPIMNDDQKTVFKQHLDFDFSYSVKGLARFRVNVFRQRGTMAVTMRRIPFTIPDLDSLGLPEVVKDLIKLEKGFVLVTGPTGHGKSTTLAAMIDKINQERDVHTVTVEDPVEFLFQHRKGIVVQRELGEDTESFAHALRAVLREDPDIILVGELRDLETIAAALTAAETGHLVFGTLHTNSAPQSIDRIIDVFPAAQQGQIRVQLANVLSAIVTQQLLTRRDGNGLVVATEVLIATPAVRNLIRENKSYQIVSTMQTSGAMGMMTMEKCVKELVAKGIVAADVALRAGVNVKV